The DNA region CTTGCAAAGCCACGCTCGCGGCGCCACTAGGTTGGGACCAAGACGACCTGCCCTGTGGTTCTTGCTTTGTGCTCCTTCGTGTCCTTGGTGGTTGGTCTTTTACGCCGCCCGTGGGCGTGGGGGTTTCTTGCCCTTGAGCTGGTAGACGTACGCCAGCACTTCGGCAACCGCGGCGTAGCTGCCGTCCGGGACCGGGTGGTTGATGTCGACCTCCTTGTACAGCAGCCTCGCCAGCGGCTTGCGTTCCACCACCGGCACGTTGTTTTCCAAAGCGAGGCGGCGGATGCGTTTGGCCAGCTCGCCGGCGCCCTTGGCGACGACGATCGGGGCCGCCATCGTCTCTGGGTCGTACTGGATGGCGATCGCTAGTTCGGTCGGGTTCGTGACGACCACGTCTGCCTTGGGCACCGCCGAGCCGACCCGGCTCAGCACCATCTGCCGGTGCACCTGCCGGCGGCGGGCGGCCACCTGCGGGTCGCCCTGCATGTTCTTCATCTCTTCCCGCAGCTCTTGATGCGTCATCTTGAGGTCCTGCTCGTGCTTCCATTTCTGGAAGGCGAAGTCGAACAACGCCAAGATCGACAACGCAAACCCCACCCACAGCAGCGTGGTGACCGTAATCCGGCACAAGAACGCGGCCAGCGGCGCGAACTCCATGCTGCCCGCCTCGAGGATCCGCGTCTGTTCTCCCCACAGCACGGCCGCGGCGACGGCGACCACGATCACTACCTTGATCATGCCGAAGCCGAGCCGCATGACCCCTTGGAGCGAAAAGATGCGGCCGAAGCCTTTGAGCGGGCTGAGCCGGCTGAAGTCGGGGGCCAGGCGTTCGGGCGTCAGCAGGGGGCCGGTCTGCAGCAGGTTCACCAGCACGCCGGCCAGCGCCAGCAGGGCGAGGATCGGCAAGAGCGACGTCCCGAGGCCGATCACGACGGCGACGCCTTGCCCCTGAAAGTGCTCCGGGCTGGCCGTCAGCGTCGGCGCCGCGGCAAGTTGGTTCTCCAGCAGCGCCGCCAGGTATTCGGCCAGGCGGCCGCCGAAGCTGAGCAGCAGCGCCGCGCTCGCCAACAGCATGAGCGCCGAAGCGAGGTCTTGGCTCTGCACAACCTGCCCCTTCTCACGCGCCTGCTGGCGGCGGTGGGGCGTTGCGTCGAAGGACTTTTCGCCGTTCGA from Pirellulimonas nuda includes:
- the flhB gene encoding flagellar biosynthesis protein FlhB translates to MAESNGEKSFDATPHRRQQAREKGQVVQSQDLASALMLLASAALLLSFGGRLAEYLAALLENQLAAAPTLTASPEHFQGQGVAVVIGLGTSLLPILALLALAGVLVNLLQTGPLLTPERLAPDFSRLSPLKGFGRIFSLQGVMRLGFGMIKVVIVVAVAAAVLWGEQTRILEAGSMEFAPLAAFLCRITVTTLLWVGFALSILALFDFAFQKWKHEQDLKMTHQELREEMKNMQGDPQVAARRRQVHRQMVLSRVGSAVPKADVVVTNPTELAIAIQYDPETMAAPIVVAKGAGELAKRIRRLALENNVPVVERKPLARLLYKEVDINHPVPDGSYAAVAEVLAYVYQLKGKKPPRPRAA